The proteins below are encoded in one region of Aquisphaera giovannonii:
- a CDS encoding PEP-CTERM sorting domain-containing protein: protein MGTIFRVGMMRSTARVAAAGQAGAARRSVRGTRRGWLLGLALVLTAPLAPAQADPLSFTVGVQADFEFMLLGGTVLNPGPDTPFLPFRAIGDLTFQLDASLNDPAATTVPFMNVTGVLQGVPPSLPLTLPFTLTPNVEFLGGELTNIRRDALGHVASADIADLSMRWALTSTNPDFAVTLYTQVGLPFDATGVTLPFAVGTVLSGPEPFNGYLDTGNPATDPLVAIGRNRTLTVIPEPSSLILASLGLAGVGGLAWRRGARRRTPA from the coding sequence ATGGGGACGATCTTCCGAGTCGGGATGATGAGGTCGACCGCCCGGGTGGCCGCGGCCGGGCAGGCGGGGGCAGCCCGTCGCTCGGTCCGGGGGACGCGTCGCGGATGGTTGCTCGGCCTCGCCCTGGTCCTCACCGCACCCCTGGCGCCCGCCCAGGCCGACCCTCTCAGCTTCACGGTCGGGGTCCAGGCCGACTTCGAGTTCATGCTCCTGGGCGGCACGGTGCTGAACCCGGGGCCGGATACCCCGTTCTTGCCATTCCGGGCCATCGGCGACCTGACGTTCCAGCTCGACGCGTCCCTGAACGACCCCGCGGCGACGACCGTCCCCTTCATGAACGTGACGGGCGTGCTCCAGGGCGTCCCGCCGTCGCTGCCGCTGACGCTCCCGTTCACGCTGACCCCGAACGTCGAGTTCCTCGGCGGCGAGCTGACGAACATCCGGCGCGACGCCCTGGGCCACGTCGCCTCTGCCGACATCGCCGACCTGTCGATGCGGTGGGCGTTGACCAGCACCAACCCCGACTTCGCGGTGACGCTCTATACCCAGGTCGGCCTGCCCTTCGACGCCACGGGCGTGACGCTGCCGTTCGCCGTCGGGACCGTGCTGTCCGGCCCCGAGCCGTTCAACGGCTACCTCGACACGGGCAACCCGGCCACCGACCCGCTCGTGGCCATCGGCCGGAACCGGACGCTGACCGTCATCCCCGAGCCGTCGTCGCTCATCCTCGCCAGCCTCGGACTGGCCGGGGTCGGCGGCCTCGCATGGAGGCGCGGGGCCCGTCGCCGGACGCCGGCCTAG
- a CDS encoding HEAT repeat domain-containing protein, whose amino-acid sequence MSPNHLAGRIPAGTLDRLRSRASAAFRLRFGTTLVLLAIGWPLLLPGLLSLVPGYVEFEFETPAALIWAWLPSAVMLVAGLVVSLVPGLRARRVPPPLVGIALAAMGAGGLRVTYEHGVDLTARAMLLGPHAVPALLRALAAEGTNSRETSSSRIARLDLLSLGHRGVPRLIGALTAPDWSVRAGAAGVLAQLGQEAASAEPALIEALKDPDARVRSAAADAVLGLAPSTRFNVPVLIAILDGAGSLERSDAAIALADLGPSAPEAVPALCGALKDPLWSVRLNAARALGRIGPSAVAALPSLEEARGDPNPDVRSSAAAALDRLRAR is encoded by the coding sequence ATGTCACCGAACCATCTCGCAGGGCGGATCCCGGCCGGCACCCTCGATCGGTTGCGATCGAGGGCGAGTGCCGCATTCCGCCTCCGCTTCGGCACGACCCTCGTCTTGCTCGCGATAGGTTGGCCCTTGCTCCTGCCGGGGCTGCTGTCGCTCGTCCCCGGTTACGTGGAGTTCGAATTCGAGACCCCGGCCGCGCTCATCTGGGCCTGGCTGCCCTCGGCGGTCATGCTCGTGGCCGGCCTGGTGGTATCGCTCGTCCCGGGGCTGCGTGCCCGTCGCGTCCCTCCCCCACTCGTCGGGATCGCCCTGGCCGCGATGGGCGCCGGGGGCCTGCGCGTGACGTACGAGCATGGCGTGGACCTGACGGCACGGGCGATGCTCCTGGGGCCTCACGCGGTGCCTGCCCTGCTCCGAGCCCTGGCGGCGGAGGGCACCAACTCTCGGGAGACGTCTAGTTCCCGAATTGCCCGACTCGACCTGCTCTCCCTGGGGCACCGCGGCGTACCGCGGCTGATCGGAGCCCTGACGGCACCCGACTGGTCCGTCAGGGCCGGCGCCGCCGGGGTGCTGGCGCAGTTGGGTCAGGAGGCCGCCAGTGCCGAGCCCGCGCTCATCGAAGCCTTGAAGGACCCGGACGCACGCGTCCGGTCGGCGGCGGCCGACGCGGTGCTGGGGCTGGCCCCCTCGACACGCTTCAACGTGCCGGTCCTCATCGCCATCCTGGACGGGGCCGGGTCGCTCGAGAGGAGCGATGCGGCGATCGCGCTCGCCGACCTGGGGCCGTCGGCCCCCGAGGCCGTGCCCGCCCTGTGCGGTGCCCTGAAGGATCCGCTCTGGTCGGTGCGGCTGAACGCGGCCCGGGCGCTGGGTCGAATCGGGCCTTCGGCCGTCGCGGCCCTCCCCTCGCTGGAGGAGGCGCGAGGGGACCCGAATCCGGACGTGCGGTCGAGCGCCGCCGCGGCGCTCGACCGGCTCCGGGCACGATGA